A single region of the Oreochromis niloticus isolate F11D_XX linkage group LG19, O_niloticus_UMD_NMBU, whole genome shotgun sequence genome encodes:
- the LOC100708436 gene encoding cytosolic 5'-nucleotidase 1A, protein MSLNNGQSLTVGGQDFTKNGGNSSRPPWEDARAVLRPSTPTRKPKSPKPENAITIAVSSRVLFNMEKEQHIYEQQGMEEYIKYQVEHETEAFSPGPAFSFVKALEAVNAKLRELYPESEELFDVVLMTNNHANVGLRLINTINHHQLFIERFCMTGGNSPIGYLKAYHTNLYLSADPVKVREALAEGIAAAIMFTPEKMKEVSDTQLRVAFDGDAVLFSDESERICKAHGLDKFFEHEKAHENKPLDHGPLKGFLEVLGKLQKKFYGKGQRLDCPIRTYLVTARSAASSGTRALKTLRSWGLEIDEALFLAGAPKGPMLEKIRPHIFFDDQMFHVEGAAEMGTVACHVPYGIAQRVVKKGTKDKETPNASK, encoded by the exons ATGAGTCTAAACAACGGCCAAAGTCTGACTGTCGGCGGACAAGATTTCACCAAGAATGGAGGCAACAGCAGCCGACCCCCTTGGGAAGATGCGAGGGCAGTTTTGAGGCCCTCGACCCCCACCAGGAAACCTAAATCA CCCAAGCCTGAAAATGCCATCACCATCGCCGTGTCATCTCGAGTCCTCTTCAACATGGAGAAGGAGCAGCATATCTATGAACAGCAAGGCATGGAAGAGTACATCAAGTACCAAGTGGAGCACGAAACGGAGGCGTTCAGCCCTGGACCTGCTTTCTCCTTTGTCAAG GCTCTGGAGGCTGTGAACGCTAAACTGAGGGAGCTTTACCCCGAGAGCGAGGAGCTCTTTGATGTTGTGCTCATGACCAACAACCACGCAAATGTGGGCCTAAGACTCATCAATACCATTAATCACCACC AGCTGTTTATTGAGCGCTTCTGTATGACTGGAGGAAACAGTCCCATAGGATACTTGAAGGCCTATCACACTAATCTTTACCTGTCTGCTGACCCTGTCAAGGTTCGTGAAGCTCTGGCAGAAG GTATAGCAGCAGCCATCATGTTCACTCCGGAGAAGATGAAGGAAGTATCGGACACTCAGCTCCGTGTTGCCTTTGATGGCGATGCCGTCCTCTTCTCAGATGAGTCTGAGCGGATTTGCAAGGCCCATGGACTGGACAAGTTCTTTGAGCACGAGAAGGCGCATGAAAACAAGCCTCTAGACCAT GGGCCACTGAAGGGCTTCCTGGAGGTTTTAGGAAAGCTCCAGAAGAAGTTTTACGGCAAAGGTCAGCGGCTGGACTGCCCTATTCGAACCTACCTCGTGACAGCTCGGAGTGCAGCCAGTTCTGGTACCAGAGCCCTAAAAACGCTGCGCTCCTGGGGTCTGGAGATCGATGAAGCTCTCTTTCTTGCCGGCGCGCCCAAAGGCCCAATGCTGGAGAAGATCAGGCCACATATCTTCTTCGATGACCAAATGTTTCACGTGGAGGGGGCAGCAGAAATGGGGACGGTGGCGTGCCACGTGCCATATGGGATCGCTCAGAGAGTAGTAAAAAAGGGAACAAAGGACAAAGAGACTCCTAATGCATCCAAATAG
- the LOC100712021 gene encoding protein L-Myc-1b: MDFDSHYFFDYLDTEEDFYKSTAPSEDIWKKFELLPTPPMSPTRTLNPLSAGDRLSVFSKMLGQEDECEGQFIPDTEELFGNLSSHIIQDCMWSSFSASKQLEKVNGRTPAAGHTGVSPVPQISARANKAQCVSPGSLLSIKATDCVDPAAVLTFPASSCRKPASSGSESRSDSSDDEEEIDVVTVENKQNRVRLVNVRKPVTITVRADPCPKRFHMSVHRQQHNYAARSPDSEPEPEEEEDDEEEEEEEEEPSSKRAFMGPSASAHLSQPSSPSEASQNSDTDDTDRRRNHNFLERKRRNDLRSRFLALRDQIPGLESAKTPKVAILTQATEYLMELHNREKRQLQEKKRLKSRRQQLLRRLSELKCS; the protein is encoded by the exons ATGGACTTCGACTCGCACTATTTTTTCGATTATTTGGATACCGAGGAGGATTTTTACAAATCAACCGCACCAAGCGAAGACATATGGAAAAAGTTCGAGCTGCTTCCTACCCCTCCCATGTCTCCCACCCGGACTCTGAACCCCCTCTCGGCGGGAGACAGGCTCAGCGTGTTTTCCAAAATGCTGGGCCAGGAGGACGAGTGCGAGGGTCAGTTCATCCCGGACACCGAGGAGTTATTCGGTAACCTCAGCTCCCACATAATTCAGGACTGCATGTGGAGTAGCTTCTCTGCCAGCAAGCAGCTGGAGAAGGTCAATGGGAGAACGCCGGCTGCGGGGCACACTGGTGTTTCCCCCGTCCCCCAGATCTCTGCAAGAGCGAACAAAGCGCAGTGCGTCTCGCCTGGTAGCTTGCTCTCCATCAAGGCGACGGACTGCGTCGACCCTGCTGCTGTTCTCACCTTCCCCGCAAGCAGCTGCAGGAAGCCGGCGTCATCTGGCTCTGAGTCCCGCTCTGATTCCTCTG ATGATGAAGAGGAGATCGATGTAGTCACGGTGGAGAACAAGCAGAACCGGGTGCGGCTGGTAAATGTCCGAAAACCAGTCACCATCACGGTCCGGGCGGACCCCTGCCCCAAACGTTTTCACATGTCTGTCCACAGACAGCAGCACAACTATGCTGCTCGTTCCCCAGACAGTGAGCCAGAAccggaggaggaagaggatgatgaggaggaagaggaggaggaggaagaaccCTCAAGCAAGCGTGCCTTTATGGGACCCAGTGCTTCAGCTCATCTCTCCCAACCATCATCCCCCTCGGAGGCTTCGCAGAACTCGGACACAGACGACACGGACCGCAGACGAAACCACAATTTCCttgagaggaagaggaggaatgACCTCAGGTCTCGTTTCCTTGCCCTACGGGATCAGATACCCGGCCTGGAGTCGGCCAAAACACCAAAGGTGGCCATCCTGACCCAGGCGACAGAGTACCTCATGGAGCTGCACAACAGGGAGAAACGGCAGCTGCAGGAGAAGAAGCGCCTCAAATCCAGACGCCAGCAGCTCCTTCGCAGGCTATCTGAACTCAAGTGCTCTTGA